The Candidatus Bealeia paramacronuclearis DNA segment TGGTTGACGGAAAAATGAATGTGGATGCCAATACGTTGGCTGGAAAACAACTTGCTCTTCTTCGTGCTCAAGAAAAGTTTGCGCAAGAAGAGAGGAAGTTCCGGAATATACAAGAGTTTTCGGACGATTCAGAAGTACAAGAGATTGGTGCTACAAAATCCTATGATGAGGCCAAAGAGGAACTTCATATGGCTCAGATAAACTATGATTTGTCTTATAAAGCCGCAAATATTTCAGAAATAATGACTGCAGAAGGTTACTTAACGACAGTGAAAGGTATAGAGAATAGCCTTAAAAAAACGATAGGCGCGTTTGTTGCGGATATAGAGAAACATGTTGAGAAAGTTGTTGGGGGCAATGCTGCTGAGGGGGCCAAACTCGTTCTTCGAGGTATTTTCTTGGGTCAAGATAGCTTGAAAAGCGAATTGGCGTTATTAAAGAAAGAAATTTTGGATTGGACTCCAGAGTTTGTGAAAGAATATCTCGAAATGGCCCAAAACTTGACACCGAATTTTGTCTGGCAAGCTAAAGATGTTGTGGTAGATGTTTTCTCAAACTCCAAGGTTCAAACGGGAATCTCTGTAGTAAGCAAAGTTGGGAATGTTATGGGCATGGCAACAAAATATCCGCTAAAGATCATTAAATTCTTGGCGCCAGTTCAACTGAAAAAAGCGATCAACAAGAGCATTTCAAATTATGTATACAGGCCTCTTGCAAACAAGATTATTGATAAAGTGGATGAAATTGTAGCTCCCCAAATTGAAGGATATGTTCAAAATCTGAATCTGAAGGAACCAATTATATTCTAAGGATGAACTCAAAGTGGGTGGGAATTTATTGCTTGATCAGCCAGTACTTAAACTTATTGAGTTCCCAGAGGAGTCCAAAACGACTATTCAAAAAGTGATTGAAAAAAAGGAAGTTAATGAGTATCTGCAAAATTCTTTGCAGGAAGTAGGTAAGAAAACAATTCAAATTGTTTTTGATAGCGTGAATAAACAATATGGTCTTGAGCTTGGAAAAACTCACGAAGAGAAGAAATAAATTTCTTATCCCGTAACCATAAAAAAGGGCTCATTACGAGTCCTTTTTTTGTTTCAAGTTGATTTAAAATCGATCTCCAAAGGAAATGCCTAGGCCACGTGCGGTGTGAACAATGGATCCATTGATATCGACCGCTTGATAACTTTGAATGGCTTCATCCAAAGGGACCTCCACAACCTCTCGGTTTTGCCAAGTAACCATACGGTTGGTTTTGCCTTGTGCAATCAAATCTACGGCATAAACGCCAAAGGCAGAGGCTAAAAGTCGATCTTGGGAAGACGGTTGTCCTCCGCGTTGCACATGGCCTAAGACGGTATATCGTGTTTCTGCACCCGTTAATGTTGAGACTTTATCCGCTAGATAGTGGGAAATGCCTCCATAGCGGGATTTTCCAGAATGATCTGTAATAATCACTTTTTCGCCCTCTTCTGTTAAAACCGCTTCAGAAATAACAATGAGGGCAAAGTTCCTGCCACTTGCAAATATCTTTCGAATTTTAGAGGCAATCAATTCGATGCGATAAGGAACTTCAGGAATTAAAATGACATCAGCGCCACCGGCAATGCCTGCGTGAAGGGCAATATGTCCCGCATCCCGTCCCATAACCTCAAGAATCATCACGCGATCGTGACTGGCAGCTGTCGGTTGTAAGCGATCAAGCGCTTCTGTGGCCACATCCACAGCCGTCATAAACCCAATGGATTGCTCAGTCAGGCCTACATCATTGTCGATGGTTTTGGGAATGGCGATATATTCAAATCCGCCTTGCTGGGAGAGGCGGTACATAATGTCTTGACTTCCATCCCCTCCCACGCCAATCAGCGCATCTAACTTGAGTGCACGAATTCCCTCAATAATTTCTTGAGAGCGATTCAGGAAAGTTCCATCAGGCATGGGAAATGCAAACGGATTTCCCCGATTGGTGGTGCCTAAAAATGTGCCCCCTTGGCGAATTAAAGAGACGTCAACTACATCAGAATTGAGAGGCACAGCTTCAACCGGGCGCGACATCAGGCCCATGGTGCCTTGTTTGATTCCAAAAACTTGCCAGCCATAGCCTTGGGTTGCGCGTAACGTGACGGCGCGAATAACTGCATTTAAGCCCGCACAATCTCCGCCGCTTGTTAAAACGCCTAATCTCTTTGTCATCGTCCCTGTCCTTAAAAAAATAATTTCGCCCCCCATATTAGCGAAAATTTTTCACCTTCCCAGCAAAATTTCTGATATATTTGACATTAGGATAACTGATATCCGAAATCGAAACTGTTAATTAAAGTTGTGTGATCTATGCCAAACGACGCTTTGAAAAATAAACTTGCAAAATTAAGGATTGAGCATCGCAAGCTCGACGATGACATTGATCGTCTTTCCGCTCAGCCCAATCATGATGAATTAGCTGTTCAACGCCTTAAAAAACGGAAACTTCAGCTTAAAGATGAGATTCGCAAAGCTGAGGCCAATATGCTGCCGGACATTATTGCGTAAAAGTTCGAGATTTTGGAGCCCCTCTAAAATAAAGAGGCCCATTAATAAGCGACTCCCTACTTTAAGAATTTCCCTAAATGGGTTTGGACATTGCGCTCCACTTCCCCGTCCAAATTATTGAGGACTTTTTCCATGAGATTCATCCAAACCTTGCGGCGTTGCCCCAGGGTCATGTTTTCTGAAACGGATTTCGAGCCTTTGGCGCTCGCGTTTGTAAATCCCGTTGATGTCCCCGCGTCATCAGTGACTTCAATTTTAAGGGCAACATTTGCATCATAGCGCTCACTTTGATCGATAGTAAAAAGGCCTTTAAATCCTTTCGTACCCTTAAGCACCACCTCTACAACGGAGGCGTCTTCAATAGTTACCGTCATGGTGCCTGATTTTCCAACTGCTAAAAAGCGGTCGTGAACCCATTGTTGGACCATGGCTATGGGAGGGACCGGAAATTCATGCTCGACATGGGGCCGTTGATTTTTGGATTTGAATTTTTTGACGACTTCAATGTGGGCCACATCGACCTTCAGAGGAGCTTGTGTTAAATAAGTGAGTCCCATGGGTTCAGGCATTTTGGGCTCTGAACAGCCTGTTAAATTTAAAAGCAATGCGAATGGAATGATTCTTGTGAGGGATTTCACGAACATGAGTGTTCTCCTTAATGAAGTGTGTGGACGTCTTTGCGTTCAAAAACATAAGTGTGATTGCAGAATTCGCACGTTACGTCAATTTGATTGTTGATAACGAACTCCTCAATTTCTTCGGGGGCAAGGGACGAGAGGAAAGATTGGATGCGCTCCCGATCGCAACGGCATTTAGCTTGAAAATGGGTGGGAGGGAAAAGACTTAACTCCAACTCATGGAAAAGGCGAAACAAAAGTGTTTCTGGCTCATGAGAAAAATCAAGAAATTCCTGGCGCCCCAGCGTTCTTAAAAGCGCATCAATGTGATTCCATGCTTCTTCCTCTTCTTCAGGAGACATATCTTTTTCGGGCATTTTTTGCAAAATTAAAGCAGTGGCATTCCATTTGCCATCTTCATAATCCACGGCAATGCGAACGCGGGATTCGAGTTGCTCCGATTGCTCAAAATAATATTCCAAATTGGCAGAAAGATCGTCTTCGGTTAGCTCAACAAGCCCCTCATAGCGATCCCGTCCTTTTAAAGGGTCAACAATAAAGGCCAGATATCCCGTTCCTAAAAGGTGGGCTAAATTTTGAGATTTGCTTCCGGTCAATTGCGCTTCGTCATATTGAACATAGCCGCGCGTATTGCCGTCACTGGTGACATCCACAACAGCCAATTGAATGGGGCCGCGTCCTTTGGTTTGTAAGGTGAAGATACCCTCAAATTTTAAAAGACTCCGAAGGCCCACGGCGGCTACAATTAGTTCTGCCAAAAGATGTCCGATTTTATAGGGATAGGCGTGCTTGGAAATAATATTATTCACAACGTGATGAAGGCGTACGAGGCGTCCTCGGATGTGAGATTTTTCCAAAACAAATCCTAAACTTAAATCTAAATTTTCCGGGTGAGACATGGATTATTCCTCATTAAATATTTTATAAACTTTAGCGCGGCTTCTAAATTTCGTCAAAGAGAGAGAGGTTTGAAATTAGTTCAATTTTGTGGTATAATCCCAAGAATAACTGTTGTATTAAGTGGTATAATCCCAAGAATAACTGTTGTATTAAAATTGGGCTCTAAAATGAAAATTTTAAAGTATTTCATAAAAAATGATTGTGGTGCCACGATGATTGAATATGGATTGATAATGGCATTAATTGCAGGGGTCTGTGTCGTGGCCATTACAAATTTAACTTCCTCAATTTCAGGTCTATTTACAACGATCAAAGGGTATCTTTGAGTTATTTTTTGATTGCTTTTCAAGGAGTGGGGAAGGGGGCTGGTTTTAAGTTCAGTTCTTGTCCTTGTTCGCAAATGATCCTTTTGTAAATGAGGTTGTCGATTCCAATGGTTACTAAAAAGACAGGTATGGCTCCTAAAATATCAGCAAAATAATGCTCCCCAATGGGAATGCAAGAAAAAATCATCAAAAAGTTGAGTATGAGAATAGGAATAAAAACAAATTTGTTTTCATTGCGAAACGTATAAATATAAATCATCGCCATGATCGCATGAAATGACGGGAATGTGACAATTCCAGCCTGTTTTCCAAGGTCGACAATGTTTTGACGTAAATCAAGTAAATGAGAGAGCGCATTGGCTAAGATAGGATGCGGTTGGTAGTGATACCAATCATAAGGTCCAAGAGCTGGAAAAAAACCACTAATGACGATGGTTAACGCACAGGAAATCATAAATAAATTTACATATCTTTTGAGCTGGATATCATTTTTATAATAGCTAAAATAGAGAGCTGTAAATAAGATTTGATAAAAATAACTGTTGTAGATCTGGCCAAATATCCACTGAAAATACTCATGTTCTCTAAACCAAAAATCGATAATTGGAACATAAATCCCAAAATAATTGTCAATTGAAACTAATGTAGAGTCAATTAAAGGCTGAGTTGTAGTAGCTGCAAAAAAAGAAAATAAAATCATGAGTTGTGCATAGGCAAACGTAAAGAAGAGTGTTTCTAAAAGCGAGACAATACGAATGTCATGTCGAATCAGTTTATAAAATACAAGGGGAACAAAAAAGCAGGCTAAAAGGATCCCTATTACAAGGTAGTCTTTCATTTCATAATGAATTTCAAAGGGAAAAAAGCTTATCCATAGGGCTTCAGAAAGGGAAAAAAAAACCAAAAAACTGAGTTGAATTGTTGTATAAATCATGAGAAATTTTTTCAATTTTTTTAATTTTACTAAGCAATACCAGAAAATAAAGAGATTTTGAAGTCCCAAAGGTTGCAAAGGCAGGGCGAGCTTATGAAAAATAGAAAACGTCCTTTCGAATTGTCATTCTGAAATTATTTTATTATATCAATAGGTTGTGAAAAAAAACAGTTATTACGGTGTCTTCAGTAAAAAAGATCCTGAAACAAATTCAAGATGGCGCAGCTGTTTGATTTTG contains these protein-coding regions:
- a CDS encoding ATP-dependent 6-phosphofructokinase produces the protein MTKRLGVLTSGGDCAGLNAVIRAVTLRATQGYGWQVFGIKQGTMGLMSRPVEAVPLNSDVVDVSLIRQGGTFLGTTNRGNPFAFPMPDGTFLNRSQEIIEGIRALKLDALIGVGGDGSQDIMYRLSQQGGFEYIAIPKTIDNDVGLTEQSIGFMTAVDVATEALDRLQPTAASHDRVMILEVMGRDAGHIALHAGIAGGADVILIPEVPYRIELIASKIRKIFASGRNFALIVISEAVLTEEGEKVIITDHSGKSRYGGISHYLADKVSTLTGAETRYTVLGHVQRGGQPSSQDRLLASAFGVYAVDLIAQGKTNRMVTWQNREVVEVPLDEAIQSYQAVDINGSIVHTARGLGISFGDRF
- a CDS encoding YdcH family protein, whose amino-acid sequence is MPNDALKNKLAKLRIEHRKLDDDIDRLSAQPNHDELAVQRLKKRKLQLKDEIRKAEANMLPDIIA
- a CDS encoding Hsp33 family molecular chaperone HslO, whose protein sequence is MSHPENLDLSLGFVLEKSHIRGRLVRLHHVVNNIISKHAYPYKIGHLLAELIVAAVGLRSLLKFEGIFTLQTKGRGPIQLAVVDVTSDGNTRGYVQYDEAQLTGSKSQNLAHLLGTGYLAFIVDPLKGRDRYEGLVELTEDDLSANLEYYFEQSEQLESRVRIAVDYEDGKWNATALILQKMPEKDMSPEEEEEAWNHIDALLRTLGRQEFLDFSHEPETLLFRLFHELELSLFPPTHFQAKCRCDRERIQSFLSSLAPEEIEEFVINNQIDVTCEFCNHTYVFERKDVHTLH
- a CDS encoding Flp family type IVb pilin; amino-acid sequence: MKLVQFCGIIPRITVVLSGIIPRITVVLKLGSKMKILKYFIKNDCGATMIEYGLIMALIAGVCVVAITNLTSSISGLFTTIKGYL
- a CDS encoding phosphatase PAP2 family protein gives rise to the protein MIYTTIQLSFLVFFSLSEALWISFFPFEIHYEMKDYLVIGILLACFFVPLVFYKLIRHDIRIVSLLETLFFTFAYAQLMILFSFFAATTTQPLIDSTLVSIDNYFGIYVPIIDFWFREHEYFQWIFGQIYNSYFYQILFTALYFSYYKNDIQLKRYVNLFMISCALTIVISGFFPALGPYDWYHYQPHPILANALSHLLDLRQNIVDLGKQAGIVTFPSFHAIMAMIYIYTFRNENKFVFIPILILNFLMIFSCIPIGEHYFADILGAIPVFLVTIGIDNLIYKRIICEQGQELNLKPAPFPTP